CTCCCAGGAACATTCCCTCCGTCGTACCCTTGGGTTCCCGCGCTGTCCTTGAGCCTCATCTGCGTTTGTGGTTAGTCTGCCTGGGAGGAGGCTTTTCAGCGGGTGCAGACCAGCTATGGCAGGAAGTGGACAGAACGCAAACCactagaagaagaagaaaaaaaacttgcttggtttttttgtaaacattgtgaggataaaaagTCACGCAGTGCAAGCACAAAACCAACAACTGAGAGATAAAATGCACAAGACAAAATGGGCTAACTCCATTTTTCTCACTTTTGTTTTAACTAAGTGAACTAAATGAACATactatacatgtaaatatgtaagattaaaTCCAAAAGCTCATTTCTATCTTCAGTCCCTTGGGCAGGTTGATGTTAAAAacacaagatataatcaataataaaaaaaattaaatgaaaaaaaggtcAGAAATTAATTATAAAAGTCCATCTAGATGATTACCAGTCAAAtaatgtttgtttcattttcattttgttcatcAATTTTCCTGACATTTTAAAGCAAGCAAGAAAATCCCTGAAAAGTGTGTTATCTTGATccttttcctacctttcttctTAAGTCCAGgatgttttatatataattttgattTATAGTCTTAGACCACCCTTCCAAAAAGTTTTCAGGAGTGAAAATGacagatggagggagggagggaaggaaggGAGTGTGGGAGAGACTCTGTAatggatgtgtatgtgtgtgttagtgtgtgttagtgtgcgTTAGTGTGTGGTGCGTGCGCAGAAGGACAAAGAGAGAAGTTGCAACTTTCTCAACAGTAGTCCTACCTCGTAGTGGAGAACCggaacccccctttttttctcctctttcttcTTGTGGCGTGAGGTAAGACCCCCTCATAAGTTATTTTGTGCATTTGCCTGCATTTCATCATTGCAAATTATTTAGAGCATGAGACCGCTGATGCTAAGGTGGGGGGCCGGGGCAGCTTTGAGCGTGCATACGTGGCCAAAGTGATGGTAGGTGATGTTAGTATCTTGAAATGGGGGGGCACGTGCATGGGATTGTTGTCAAACTTAAGAGTGACGTCATATGTCGTATGCACGTGATGACTTGTTAAAACTTAATGCTTGATTTTTAAATGGAACATCTTGTACTTACACATAATCCCAAAACATTTGATTATTtaccataaaataaaatacaatgtatCTGTGGCATCCTAAAtgacatttgatatttttatggtAAGTGTAATAGGCATATaaacagttaaaataaataattcaataaatagATGGTGTTTTAAGAACACACAAATATACGTAAATCTAATATTTTGCGTGggtgtgtataaaaaaaattcaagggaCCTAATTAATTGCAGTGCTCAACGGgctggattggatttttttatatactagtACTTAAAGTAGAAGTAaagcaaacattaaaaaaaaacatttttgtactgCATGTATAGCCTGTTGCATTGACAATCTTACACAAAGTTGGCTTTTAGCTGCATTTAACTACAGTGCAGAATGATAAAAATCTGTTTATTTACACATAGCAGCACAATCAGGTCTATTTTTGACTCACATCCTAATTGGAACTGGATAGTTTGGATATCATCAGTGACTATATACATACGTTTGTTTGTTGTCTTGGTTTATTTAAAACAAGTTTTGTTGGATTGGTGACTGAATTGGCTTTAATGTTTATAAAACTTGCAACAGATGTTGCACTAGGAGGACCAATGTCCAAACGACACAACTTTGAGTACATTCAATTCCTGGtggtgtcaatttttttttggaaaacatgTGCATTTACTTCAAACGCAGCCCAGAGCCGAGTTTAACAGATGGTTTGCGTTATATAATCCCATAGGAGTGGACTGTAGTACGATAACGTTGACCCATTTTATGCGCAGATTGACTGCATATTGTTAAAAATGAAGAATGTTTTCGGAGaagtttttttctaatattatattAGATTTTTGTACTTAGGTGTGTATTGTGTAGTCATAACTTATATAATTTTTGTGTTAGGTACCATGagcaggggagaaaaaaagttacAATAAACCTTTTTCTTTTGGGATACAATACTAGCATGTTCTACTAATACTTGTTGACTTTGAAATATTAAACATGACTCAATGTGACAAAATCTGACTGTAATCTGATCATCTGCCTGTGTTTTGCTCTTCACCCCAGACGTTGTCTTCCATGATGTTGTTATGTTTCCGGTTCCTCCTCATGTTCCTGCTGCCTTTGGCATACTGCCTTCCGTCGCCATCGCGACCCGCATCACGCTACTGCCGCCGATGCTGCGACCCCCTTGATCCATATCCCTCGGGCTCTGCTCCCTACTACCGCCAGCCAGAAGTTCGCACTGTGGTCAACATGACCATCCTCAAAGGTAAGAGACTAATCTAATTCAGTGACTGAGACTTTTGaacaaccattcaaactcacactcatacttaggttctgaccttcctgtgtgtgtgggggggttttctccgggtactccggtttcctcccccatcccaaaaacatgaacgGGTGGtggaagactctaaattgcccttagctatgagtgtgagcatgtatGGTTCTCCATTGTCAGGCCACGAATCAAGGGTGGTCCCCGACTGCTGTCCATagttgtctgggataggctccagcacccccatgtgaggataaataCAATGATATTGGCTGTGCCAACGAAAACTTTGCCTTGCAGGTGACAAAGGCGATCGGGGGGACAAAGGCACCCCGGGTAAACCCGGGCTGGAAGGCCTCCTCGGCCCAGCTGGACCGGCAGGCCCTGAGGGCCCCAAGGGCCAAGCAGGCTCCCCAGGGGACCCCTGCAAGAACCCACGTGCCGCTTTCTCGGTGGGGCGTCGCAAGTCCCTTCACAGCGTGGACTACTACCAGCCACTGGTCTTCGACACGGTCTTTGTCAACCTGCACGAGAACTTCAACATGTTCAAGGGGAAGTTCTACTGCTACGTGCCCGGTGTCTACTTTGTCAACCTCAATGTCCATACGTGGAACTTCAAGGAGACCTACATGCACCTCATGCACAACCAGGAGGAGCAAGTCATCCTCTACGCACAACCCAGCGAGCGCTCCATCATGCAGAGCCAGAGCGTCATGATGGACCTTCGGCTTGGAGACGAGGTCTGGATACGCCTCTACAAGCGTGAGCGCGACAACGCCGTGTATGGAGATGATGTGGATGTTTACATTACTTTCAATGGCTACCTCGTGTCGCCCGCCGTGCAGTGACCCGTTCATCCCTGCAGGAGCAGATTGCAAACcactttcttaaaaaataaataaataaatatttgctgaaaTAGCTTTTATGTCTCGGAAAATGTGAccgatttgtttttttctttttttgcatattactGAAGTCCACACACtccttttctgtactgcttttcGCCCACAACAGTCGTTAATACTGTTTATTCTTAGAATTGTACTTAATGAATATTACAGTAAGAATAAAGTCTCTCGAAAAATCCACAACTTAATCCAATAAAATAACTATGCTGTAAATTTACTCTAATTGTTAACAATACTCTTCTATGATCAGGGAGGTAGGTGGTCAATGCTCAACCTTCACTGGACCTCACACGACAATTGTCTGGGTCACAGGGGTCACATTAGTGTGCAGGCATACCAGATGAAATGTTCATTTCAATAGCCCCCTCGTGTGGCTGTCTCAAGTCATCACACCAAATCCTGTCATCTGTTGTAGTGATCCGTTTCTCCACGTTTTGTAGCCATCTTGTTCTTTCCATGTTTATAAACAGAAGAGAGATAACAAAAAGAGGAGCAAAAAGTGAAGCGGGGCGGGGCCAACTTCATTTGTACACGCCACATGTTATGAGGGCTGTGATTGGATGGAGGCCAACGTGTACACTTTCTCTTCTGTTATAAATTTGTTCTGTTGTTCAATACATGAGGCCACAATGGTGactacactactactactattacaacaacaactactactactaccgctattaccactactactaccactattactactattactactaccaccactaccactactaccactattactactattactactaccactactacaaccactaccacTGCCACCTACCTTCCCTATCTATGCATGCATCAGCTAATACAAAATAACACGTCCTTGAATCTTGATAATATTACCGACATGCAATTTTGCTCAAAGCCTTGAGCAGgaaaatgagattaaaacaATGCACGAGTGAATACAACAGGCAAAAGTACTTACTCTTTTTTTTCGACGAGCACTTACTTGAATGCAGCACGACTCCAGTTCCTCCCATGAATCCGCCCCACTTCTTAGGCGATGCCCGGCCTCCATGTTGTTCCGTCAGCCCGAGCGAACAAGTGTTCGGGCCCCCAAACTCTTACGTTGCAACTCCCAAGTTTTCGTTGAAGTGAGTTTGACCCCCTGCGAATCAACATGGCAGACTACCGGGACGACACCGGAGCTCGGGCCCTGCTTGCCTTGCAGTCGGCGCCTTGCAGCCCCGTGCGAGTGGCCGTCACCACGCACGCCTTCCACCACCAGCCGCCGATCGCCTTCCCGGGTGCGCCGCTGACGGGCTCCGTCGGCGGCGGTGGGATGCTCCCCGCTCGCCTGGCGTCTCCTCTCCCCCAGGCCCTGGCCCGACTCGAGGGCCGGGACTTTGAGTTTGTCGTGCGCCAGAGGACCGTCACCATCGGCCGGAACTCTTCGCACGGCTCCGTGGACATCAACATGGGTCACTCGAGCTTTATCTCGCGGAGGCACCTGCAACTTTGCTACGACGAAACGAGCGGCTTCTCGCTGCGGTGCCTGGGCAAGAACGGCGTGTTCGTGGACGGCGTGTTCCAGCGGAGAGGGGCGCCGCCGCTACTGCTTCCCCGAGAGTGAGCTCCGCCTGTAGCGTGTTAGCTTAGCATTAGGAAGAAGTTATGTTTAGCCTTCTCCGGAATATATACTTTTGGCGTTAGTATGTTGTCGACTTGACGTGATAAGGGGTTTCTTTAGCACATTATtcagatttaaataaaaaacgatCTGTTCCAAATTTCCTCTACTAGTTGATTTGGAATTGTATTACCCTTTCTCCTTGGATTTAAAACA
This region of Stigmatopora nigra isolate UIUO_SnigA chromosome 6, RoL_Snig_1.1, whole genome shotgun sequence genomic DNA includes:
- the c1qtnf6b gene encoding complement C1q tumor necrosis factor-related protein 1 → MMLLCFRFLLMFLLPLAYCLPSPSRPASRYCRRCCDPLDPYPSGSAPYYRQPEVRTVVNMTILKGDKGDRGDKGTPGKPGLEGLLGPAGPAGPEGPKGQAGSPGDPCKNPRAAFSVGRRKSLHSVDYYQPLVFDTVFVNLHENFNMFKGKFYCYVPGVYFVNLNVHTWNFKETYMHLMHNQEEQVILYAQPSERSIMQSQSVMMDLRLGDEVWIRLYKRERDNAVYGDDVDVYITFNGYLVSPAVQ